The Oncorhynchus nerka isolate Pitt River linkage group LG9a, Oner_Uvic_2.0, whole genome shotgun sequence genome has a segment encoding these proteins:
- the rpl27a gene encoding 60S ribosomal protein L27a, translated as MPTKKTKTRKLRGHVSHGHGRIGKHRKHPGGRGNAGGMHHHRINFDKYHPGYFGKVGMRHYHLKRNTVHCPTVNLDKLWTLVSEQTRLNYAKKPEGPAPIIDAVRAGYFKVLGKGKLPKQPVIVKAKFFSRRAEEKIKAVGGACVLMA; from the exons ATG CCTACCAAGAAGACCAAGACCAGGAAGCTCCGTGGGCACGTCAGCCACGGACATGGTCGTATCG GCAAGCACAGGAAGCATCCTGGAGGTCGTGGTAATGCCGGTGGCATGCATCACCACAGAATTAACTTCGACAAATA CCACCCCGGGTACTTTGGTAAGGTGGGCATGAGACACTACCATCTCAAGAGGAACACCGTGCACTGCCCTACTGTCAACCTGGACAAACTGTGGACACTCGTGAGCGAGCAGACCAGGCTCAACTATGCCAAGAAGCCCGAAGGCCCTGCACCCATCATTGATGCCGTGCGCGCT GGCTACTTCAAAGTGCTGGGCAAAGGCAAACTGCCCAAGCAACCTGTGATCGTCAAGGCAAAGTTCTTCAGTCGACGGGCAGAGGAGAAGATCAAGGCAGTGGGAGGAGCCTGCGTGCTGATGGCATAA
- the lg9ah11orf16 gene encoding uncharacterized protein C11orf16 homolog produces the protein MVSVSQSPGEPHRRLLPLFLGLRNRNVTFVLDTSEAMSTALGSVKRLLIQTLLSKASLRDSLFNIIGFSYKVTRWSEHMMPCAPDTVYEALSWIHSLSSSPGRDLMAALSTAFSDPACHAVHLVTTGLPDHPEELLRALSTMAGERPVHVFHLSLSNPSSSSCSLDSRTQDFIQCLTHATRGSCHVLPVGMDGAVEQVIPLYTAESQPSVPTCPPVKSCSQSTSVVPLQPLLPLSPLRCMLGNPFCPVSSCVLSGRALSVCSTEFLPGCRVLARRELDGLYYLGTVTQLVQGRRGVYVVEFDRPGTRRPEGGDDHAMRMSQQQQLVCSPDMLNHTRAHTHCLVPGDTVLSPWEPDLRRYGPGRVVSGMETRDSVTVESGKGLQVLLWNGRLMQVPGDLAVWIPASQHERIVRELQRIPLPPCCNDNSLHVHSTMWAPYLYCTGTQCCPSAGGPCHCQIMHPWWPLRVPPSHVHGLREREGLERKKQQDRAELEKKVDLQLEELKETKEVEPETSSSSSSSLSGDEEAGAIGGKSVSLLASTEPSPLDKLWPEHGRPAWRYWRRSHPEPQRRQPEKVPRGKFKSMEISYPDVEISGSPNHSSMFQPLPGCEKRVTIRDVFGLTDSKPRPKTRLQLTAGNTITGVYT, from the exons ATGGTGTCTGTCTCCCAATCACCTGGTGAGCCTCACAGGAGGCTCCTTCCATTGTTCCTGGGCCTGAGGAACAGGAATGTGACCTTTGTATTGGACACCTCAGAGGCCATGAGCACTGCTCTGGGGTCAGTGAAGCGCCTGCTCATCCAGACCCTGCTGAGCAAGGCATCCCTCAGAGACTCGCTCTTCAACATCATAGGCTTCTCATACAAG GTAACCCGTTGGTCTGAGCACATGATGCCATGTGCTCCAGACACTGTCTACGAGGCTCTATCCTGGATTCACTCCCTCAGCTCCAGCCCAGGTAGGGACCTCATGGCTGCTCTGAGTACAGCCTTCAGCGACCCAGCCTGCCATGCCGTCCACCTGGTCACCACCGGTCTCCCTGACCACCCAGAGGAACTCCTCCGGGCCTTGTCAACCATGGCAGGGGAGAGGCCAGTCCATGTGTTCCACCTGTCGCTATCTAaccccagcagcagcagctgctctCTGGACAGCAGGACTCAGGACTTCATCCAGTGTCTGACTCACGCCACAAGAGGGAGCTGTCATGTTCTCCCTGTCGGGATGGATGGGGCAGTAGAGCAG GTGATTCCATTGTACACTGCTGAGAGCCAGCCCTCAGTGCCGACCTGTCCTCCAGTGAAGTCCTGCAGTCAGTCCACCTCTGTTGTTCCACTACAGCCTTTACTGCCCTTATCTCCGCTCAG GTGTATGCTTGGTAATCCCTTCTGTCCAGTTAGTAGCTGTGTGTTGTCAGGGAGGGCCCTGTCCGTATGCAGCACAGAGTTTCTCCCAGGCTGCCGTGTGTTGGCCAGGAGGGAGCTGGATGGCCTTTACTACTTGGGCACTGTAACGCAGCTAGTCCAG GGTCGAAGAGGAGTGTACGTGGTTGAGTTTGACAGGCCGGGGACGAGGAGACCCGAAGGGGGAGACGATCACGCTATGAGGATGTCCCAGCAACAGCAGCTAGTCTGCTCTCCAGACATGCTGAACCACACTCGggcccacacacactgtctggtccCTGGGGATACAGTGCTGTCCCCGTGGGAACCtgacctgaggagatacggtccGGGGAGAGTGGTCTCCGGAATGGAGACACGAGATTCAGTGACAG TAGAGAGTGGGAAGGGGCTCCAGGTGCTACTGTGGAATGGTAGGCTGATGCAGGTGCCTGGGGATCTAGCTGTGTGGATCCCTGCTTCTCAGCATGAGCGGATCGTCAGGGAGCTCCAGCGAATTCCTCTGCCGCCATGCTGCAATGACAATTCGCTCCACGTCCACAGCACCATGTGGGCTCCCTATCTGTACTGCACTGGAACACAGTGCTGTCCATCAGCAGGTGGACCATGCCATTGTCAAATCATGCATCCATGGTGGCCACTGAGAGTTCCGCCTTCTCATGTGCAtggcctgagagagagggaggggctagAGAGGAAAAAGCAGCAAGACCGGGCAGAGCTAGAGAAGAAGGTGGACCTCCAGTTGGAAGAGCTCAAGGAAACTAAAGAGGTCGAACCTGAGACATCATCTTcgtcctcttcatccctgtcggGTGATGAGGAAGCTGGGGCCATAGGGGGAAAGTCTGTCAGCCTGTTGGCCAGCACAGAGCCCTCTCCCCTGGACAAGCTGTGGCCAGAACACGGCCGACCTgcctggaggtactggaggagaaGCCATCCAGAGCCACAGCGCAGACAACCAG AGAAAGTACCAAGGGGGAAATTCAAGTCTATGGAAATCAGCTACCCTGATGTCGAGATCAGTGGCTCACCTAATCACAGCTCCATGTTTCAGCCACTTCCTGGCTGTGAGAAGAGGGTGACCATCAGGGATGTGTTTGGCCTGACAGACTCCAAACCTCGCCCAAAAACGAGACTACAGTTAACCGCTGGCAACACGATCACAGGTGTTTATACATGA
- the akip1 gene encoding A-kinase-interacting protein 1 — translation MATQAWQLESSLRRSARLGLEVLERASRRSVDWTSPSPNTTPTDGNAGSEVLGNSAHTSLDDAFETIAEFMAQTTYQCKNFYTSENEPMEKERTHVCRYHSQSHQCPGTSLQIRKHARSSPEDFHIEVSPGTYAITAGTQDSQQQTRLVRINAGESMNLTFHL, via the exons ATGGCAACACAAGCCTGGCAGCTGGAGTCATCCCTGCGCCGCTCCGCCAGACTAGGCCTGGAAGTACTGGAGCGAGCGTCGAGACGGAGCGTAGACTGGACGAGTCCgtctcccaatacaacaccaACTGATGGCAACGCCGGGAGTGAG GTTCTGGGAAACTCAGCCCACACAAGCCTGGATGATGCTTTTGAGACCATAGCGGAATTCATGGCACAGACAACATATCAATGCAAG AACTTTTACACGTCGGAGAATGAGCCTATGGAAAAGGAGAGAACCCATGTGTGCAGATACCATTCTCAATCTCACCAATGCCCAGGGACCTCATTGCAGATCAGGAAACAT GCACGGTCATCACCTGAGGATTTCCACATTGAGGTGTCACCAGGTACCTATGCGATTACCGCGGGAACGCAGGACTCACAGCAACAGACCCGGCTAGTACGCATTAATGCAGGAGAGAGTATGAACCTCACCTttcacctctaa